The stretch of DNA AAGAGTATATAGTGACTCCTTACTTGTGGTGAATCATGTGAACAACGAATATGTGGCACGAGACTCAAAGATGATAGCCTACCTGAAGATAGCCACAGAGCAGAAATCAAAGTTTAGGACATTCAAAATAACTCAGGTACCACGAGATCAGAATGTGGAGGCTGATGCCCTGGCTACGCTGGGGGCAACCTTCCAGCCTGACGTAGTCGTCAAACATACCAATTACTCACGTGTTGACCCCAGCCATCCAGAAAGAGCCAGACTTGGATTCCACAGTAAAGGGTGTACACATGCAGCGCGTACAGGGAACCATAATGCTGGTTTCCCCAGTGGGACAGCAGGATGCAGATTGGAGGATTCCATACCTAAATTGGCTAAGGGATGGGACACTCCCTGAAGACAGAAAGGAAGCACAAAGCTTCAGAATAAAAGCTTCCAGGTATATCATGATTGATAATATTCTCTTGAAAAATCATTGGCGGACCATGCCTCGGGTGCTTAAGCAAGGAGGAAGCGAAACAATACGCAAGACATGCACGGGAGAATGCGGGAACCACGCCGGAGGACGAAGCCAAAACAAAATCTTAAGACAAGGGTATTTCTGGCCCACAATGCGCGCAGACGCCATAAACCATGCCAAACGTTGTGAATCATGTCAAAAGGCGGCTCCGGCGATTCACCACCAATGAGAACCAATGCATCCAATTATCTCTCCATGGCCATTCAtgatgtggggcatggacatagtgggAAAGCTACCCAGGGCTCCAGGAAGCAGTATATATGCTAGCAATGACcgactacttctcaaaatggatTGAAGCAGAAGCCATGACAGAGGTAAAAGAACAACAGGTGATCTCTTTCATCAAGCGCAACATCATAAGCAGATTCGGGATACCATCCGAGATCATATGCGACAACGGGTCCCGATTCATATCGATAACACCAAGGCTTCGTGCACGATGGAACATAACATTGAGAAAGTCAGCCCCAGTGTACCCACAAACCAACGGCTAAGTCGAGTCCAAAGAATAAGATTATTGTGGAGAACCTCGGGAAGCGGCCGAAGAGTTAGGGGAAAATGGGCGATGAACTACCACCGTACTGGGTCGGTCGACGAACAACTCCAAAGATGGCAACAGTCAAACTCCATTTAGCCTGGTATACGGTGCGGAGGCGAAGAATACCCTCGAAGTCCTGGTACCCACACACAGATACGGTACATCCAAACGGCGGAGCAAAACCAAGTCGAAATGACTAGGAGCCTGGATACAATTGATGAACTGCGAGAAAGTGCTTACATTCGTATGGCATCATATAAGCAATCCGTAGCAAGAACATATAACAAGAATGTCAGAATCAGGACCCTCGAAGTAGGGGACCTAGTACTAAGAAGGGTATTTGAAAATACCAAGAACCAcaaggcaggcaaattcgcctataaGTGGGAAGTGCCATATCAGGTCGAGAGCATTGTTAAGAATGGGGcatacaggttgatgaccatgcacggtcaaatcctggataaaccctggaacatccgtcacttgaaacggtactttgtctgacaaagtgccAAAACTTTAGTGTACAAAGGACCCTTCGAAAGtccgtgaagcaaaaaaaaaaaaaaaaaaaaaaaaaaaaaaaaaaggggtgggGGTTAGTATATGCCCTAGGCATTAGAATGTTTTATGAAAACTTTTTTCCTtttagtttttcttttttttagaaaGAGTCGTTTTAAAACCAAGTAGTACAGgctgtggcttcctggatccaggtgttgccctggaacaccatgagaCAAAGACACAGGGTAATTTGCACTACTTTGGACTTTATAATGCTTCTACGAAGAAGGGCTTTGGTACTAATGTTGGTTGTTTGTCGGATGAGGCACACTCGAGGGTCCATTTTTGCCATGTGAGGCCGCGAGATGTTTATCTAAAGTCAAGCCACATGGAgagcatacgccgaggtagcgcgcagggttcggcatactaagaccacccataccttaacgttaaCTCAGTAATTCCTTAGCTAGCTATGTCGTAGATCAATGGGTGCACGCACGGATTTCAAACGTTCGGAACCACAAGGAGCGCAACACTCCTTGTTAGTCGAGATATTCAATGAAGGTGAGCTCTAAGTCAGCTAGCCCTAGTGATAAGATATTCCACGTCATGGGTGGAATATGTTATCAAAAATCTATCACCAGAAACAGGGGCTGTGCACCTGGAGTCAGGCCAGCTTCCTGGGTATATCTATGTGGAATCAAAACTCCAGAAATTGGTGGCAAAAACACAAGTATAACAAAAGTAAGGCCTAGAAACATGGGCCCAAAACTACTTTAAAATAGGGCACCTGCTACCTTTAGCAGGCGCCATCAAAAGTTCAACGCCTGCACACCGGCAGGCACAAAACGGACCAAAATAAGATAGTTTTTTACAAAACTTGCGCCACACAGGGCCAAGTCCCCagataaattaaaataaaatttaagagaggtcaatcctctcaaCAGCTGCTTCCTGACCATTGCTCTGCTCCCCATGCTCTATTTGCTTCTCCATTGCAGGTACCTGGACAGCTCCAGGAGTGGTAGAAGCACCATCACCAGCCTCCCCAGCCAGGATCTCCTCAACAGTCCCAGAAATGGCTCCAGAAATATCCATGGCTGAATATTCAGCTCCGGGTTAGCAGCTTGACCTCGGGAGGAAACAGGCACTCGGTCCATGCCATTGGGAAATGCACGAGCAAATTCAGCCATCTCCTCTTCCGTGTTCCAGGATGTGTGCTTCCCCTCGGTATAAGCACGGATGCGGTCAATCCGCCCCTCAAAAGCAAAGCAGGCTCCCACATTCTTGGCCAGCTCGGCCATCTCTTCAAAGACGGGCCTCTGCCTTTGTTAACCCGGAAGTCGAACACGGTTGGCCTCCCGGGTCCTCGCCACCGATCTTTGGCCGCCTCCTTCTCCCGGAAAGTCGTGTGGAGCTGCTCCCTCAACTTGGCACAGTGGTCATGAGCTCCTTGTTCTTCCCCACGAAGCCGGACATTCAACCTTAGCCCTCTGCAAAGATCTTGCGAAGGTAGAGAGAAGATTGGAGAGCctgaaacaaaagaaaagaacgCATTAGTCGTGGAAGCACAAGGGCAAAGAGAGAGGTGGAACATCAAAAGGAGGCTCACCAGGAAGCAGTGCTCTGCAGCCAGGTCAGTCATCTCCTGGGGGGCAGTTGAGTCAAAAGCCTTGGAGCAAGCTGGGGTCAGGAGCCTTTCTAGTGCAGGCCAGTAGTTGGCCCGATCAGCGTCCCCAAACTCAGCAGGGAGGCGTAGAAGCAGTTCATCAGAATGAATGGGGGATCCAGGAGTGCGCGATATTGGGGTAGCTTCAATGGGCTCTGGAGAAGGCCTAGAAGAGGACCTTCTTCTTGAGGAGGCAGGAGAGTGAGAGGAGTCAGCAGTCCTCTTCCTGGCATGGCGCATCAGGATCTCGGAGGCAGATGGTTTGGCACTTCCTACAGGAACACAGGGACGCAGGGGGTCGAAATAAAGAATCAAAGGAGACAGGAATTCCAAGGGATTGAGGGGTGTTTACCGAGAAGACATGGTTTCCTCGGTAGCGAATCGTCTAAACCAAAAAGCGGGAGGGGGAATAATCTACGATCTTCGGAATGGAAAAGAGCTTGGCAACGAAGTATCCTCGTCCTCGGATTTCTCGGGGTTCTTGAGTTCTGCGTCAAAAATCAAAGAGTAAGAATAGTAAGCGACGGGGGCAATTATGAATGAACATGCAAATGCACTTACTCTTGGCGAAAACCCAGTGTTCAAACAGGTAGTCGGCACGAATGGGAAGAGACTCGAGCTTGATGTAGAAGAAATCCTCATACCACCCATCGTCCTTCCCTTTTGCCGAGAGGAGGGAAGTTTTCGGTCTTCTCCACAGACCTAAAAGTATATTGGCCGTGCCCCGGTGAACGGCACTCGAACCTATGGGCCGGATCTCGATAAACCAATCTCGGCGCCCATGCTATTGTTCGTAGCAACGGTGGACAGGAGGATCCTCCACGCATAAGGAGCAATTTGGGCCATAGGGAGAGAGTTCAAGCGGATGAACTCTTGGATCATTGGGGGGAACGGAAATTTGAGGCCAAGGACAAAGGGGTAGGTGTACAAGCAGATCCACCCCGAGCGAAAAGCGTCTGCTTTCTGACCAGGTTTGGGGATGTGAATCACCACATCATCACCTAGCCCCAGCAGAGCCTTGATTCTGGGTATATCCTCCTGGGTAAGGTGGGAGTCACCGGAGTGTGGTCTTTTGAGGACTCCCTGTGTGGGGAAGTCGTCGTTTTCAAGGTCGATGGTGGTGGAGGAAGATGAAGTTAAGCGGGTCTTAGCCATAATAAACGAGGAGGGAGAAATGGAAGTACCTGAGAAGACGGGTGAAGGCGGCGCTGGCAGTGAGAAGGTGTTGACAAAGAAGGAATTTGGGGAGACGGAAGTTTGAGAGGTTTGAGGAGatgaaatgatgatgaaagagaaaATGGTGGGCGGATGAGATTAAATAGGAGAGGGTAGTTGGGGTTTCTAAAATGTGAATTGAAATGGAGTATGCGAGAAGTCACTCAACGATACACTGCAATTTCccgctcaaataattagggttgcaCTTTCGCGaaaaattgggggcaaactgttaggcccaaaataTGGATATGGGCTGACTTGGGGCAGCAGGCCTGGGAGCGCCGCGGGATGCAGGATACCAGGGAGCCAGGGTGCCAGCCTCAGCGAGTAACGCAGGAAGTGGGCTTTGATCCACACGGACGAAGCTTGTGAGGGTCCAATAGCTTGCGAGATCCGAAGAAAGGAGAGACCTATCTATTGTTaaattaggaataacttggagAAGAAGTAAGAAACCCTAGCTCCTCGGCCTCCCCTATATAAGGAACCTCCATGCAAAGAAGAACGATCATCGAAAGATACAAGAATTACACTTTAGCATTCATAGCAAGCATAAGAACTGTATTTCctctcgaattatagtgaaaatattggtgggattccgtctccccccgcggttgtttcccacattgggttttccgcgtcaccaaaattgcttgtgttcaTTGCATTCATCGTTCAAACATAATAACATACGACGCTCACATAAATCGCAATATCGACCTAACgctaagaccactttaaccctaaattggtagaaaattaccaaaacactagtgggcataggttagaaaaaccgatGGTATATATATGTGTGTCCTTCGTTAGAAAAACCTTTATAAATACCGCTACTTTACTATTGATATTTATTTATTAGGAAGGAATAAGAgatatgatatatatattgtAAGAGAGTACGAAATATATTGTAGATCTAGAGTTAGGTTTGAGTCATTACTATAAAAAATCgagggaattagggttttgaaaaaaaaaggcGAAAAAATGGAATCAAATAAGGTAGAATCAAAGAGGGGGATGAAGATATCACGGGATGTTGGTAATAATTCAGCGAATTATTACAAAATTGGTAATATATTGGTTGAAAAATCAAACGCAATGGATGTATCAGATTTCTACGTAGTTAATTTGAGGGAAAATATTCAGGATAACAAAATTGGTGGATCTTTGTTGAATAGGCATGCGATTGGGTCAGTATTGGGTAAGGTTGGATTTGGAATGGAGAAGACGTTGTTTGCAATCGGGGGGTCAACGAAGTCAACCATAAACCAGCAAGATGACGTGGATGTGGACGTGGACGTGGACGGAGACGTCATTCACTCGGGGGTCTCCTATTACGACGACGCCTCATCGCAAAACAACAAGTGGTTACATCTACCTGCTAAGATGCGTATTCCTGATCGTGTTAATCCTAAGTGTGTCTCACTCGGCTCTAAAATCTTCGTCTTTGGTGGAGTTCGCGTTATTTCCGACTATTTTGGTGAGTTCTACAACACCGCCTACAAGGCTGATACTAATAGGTGGCGTCCCATACTCATACCACCCACCGTACCTGTTGACTTGGGTGCACGCTTCACATCCGACCCAATCAACAATCGCATACTCTGCATATTTCCTAGAACCTCATCCCTTTACGCCTATTATCCCGATCAACGCATACCTGATCAGCGTTGGGCTTTGATTCACTACTATAAGGACAATGTACCTCTAAATGGATATCCGTTCTTGTTAGCCAATGCCCCAATCCTGGATGACGTCCTCTTGTTATATAATAATTATAGACAGACGTACATTGCGTACGATATCCtaacaaatcaaaccatcctggTGTCGTGGTCATCCTACAGACCCTTTGGTCCTAGAGACCTTTTCCGACACACTTTTGATGTTTTGTTATCTTTAGGGAATGACGTCCTCTGCTTGCCTGGTGTTGGAGAAACAGAATTTGACCGAACTAAAGTTGTACTTTTATTTTACCGATTTTGTGTCGAGTGGCACCGACAACCTTGTAAGGGGGTCGTCATTACGCCACTCCAAGTCCACCGTATTCCGGTCGAAGGTTTCAACTTTGTCTGTCATTTTCTGCCCCTCTAGGTCGCCTTCATAATGATAATAATGGGAAAAAAATTTACGGCTACTTTCTGTTTTTTTTATTAGAACACTTGTTATTATTTTAACATCGATTGATTTACTTTCAGTTTTTCAATTAGAATAGGAAACTTTCTATGATAATTCACAGTTTTCCTAATTCTAATACAGTACAAGGTTGAAAATAATTAATTCTTCAAAGTTTACTAATTCaaatgtaattaattaattaaataataatttttttttatgtaaggCGGTTTTACACACAAATAGAATTATACAACCAATTGTATATAAGCATTGTACAACTAAGGTATAAGAATGCAAGCTaatatgtattttttctgagctaattcaaagttcatatttttaatgtgtaaatagCTGAACTcgaatactttctaataaagctcatttTCTTTAATATAAAACTCGCTCGAATACTTTATTATAAGCATACTTTATTATAAAGCTCAGATACTACACCGTACAACTGGTACATCTGGTTGTATAGTCTATGAATTGGGTTTTATACTAATCCATCGTAAAACAGGATCTTTTAGTAATCACTTCTACATACCCACTATTATGATTGCGTTTTGATCCGTTTTACAATTATAttaagggttttttgtcaaaaactaccttatatttaggggtatttgtaaaaactactaccttatattatttttcgtGTTTTAGACTaccattgttttctcattttctGGTCAAAAACTACCTGCGCTGAAAATATTGCGAGATTTGGTCGATTTAGTGACATTAACTTATCTCACATGACTTTcttaacatcaaacaacaatgatcaactgGGTCCAAATCAAAATTTAACTTCAGATAAGCAAAATTAATGaatttcacatttcaataataactacaaaCATCTACTAAAGTTTAGCATAAGTACTTTATGACTTCCCAAAATCGGGCCTTAGTAAGATTAAAGCATaaaagagtcatgtgagatatgtTAAAGTCGGAAAATAGACCAAATATGTCTACATTCTTAGcgtaggtagttattgaccaaaaacaaagaaaacaaaggtagttgaaaaaaaaaaaaaaaatataaggtagtatttttacaaatacacctaaatataaggtagtttttgacaaaaaaacccttaTATTAATGTAAAACTACATTAGACAAGAATTGTATAACTCAAGTTAGTCTTGTCCCGTGTACCTTTAGGTGGAATAAGCTTAATATAGTCATAATGTACATGATCCGCTTGTTCTTCTCGACTTGTAAACTACTCCGTCTAAAGAACTTCTTTAATGAAACTTCAGTATTTACATCACAATATCAATTCAATATCTTTAAATAAACCACCTTGCAACCAGTTACAGATTGAGGATATCGACGATGGAGTTTCGATTTTATGCATAATATTTTTCATAAGCTATAAATtatagagtaaattatcaattacacccacgccaaatacacatttttacatttactcccacgtcaaattttttttttaaattacacccaaattaatagCTCCGGTTATAATTTGCACCCAAGGCCATTTTCAggtgaaaaaattaataaaatgacgATTTTGCCCCTGCATCTATTCTATCTTCTTTATGCTTCCCTTTCATTTTCTCAGTAACCACCATCATTTTGTATTTTCGTTGCTCCCTCTACATCACCATGGTTGAACCTCCAATTAGTAGTTGACATGGCTCGCACACCACCATAGTACTATTTGAAATTGGAGTAATCGGTCCACATATATCGGCATGAACAAGCTCGAGTTTCTGAGATGCATGCTCTCCAGGTACTTCTCTTAGGAAAACAGACGCAATATTGTTTTCCTTTCAAAAAATGATCATTTTGTAGGTTGAGAAAGGCGTGTTCCGGGCGCAATATTTGAAGAGTTATTAATCATAGCGTTTTACATCCTACAGCTTCGAGTGAAGTTCGTAGATTGAGAAAGGCGTGTTCCAGACAACCCCTTTTTAAATCCAAACAACATTGCGTCTCTTTTTgtagagtttatggattcaagtacctaagagggggagggggtgaattaggtactcttttaaaaattttaacttcaactttattggattaaagtaagttaaatgaacaaaagagatttagaggatactttgaataatattgaaagattgaacaagtatctcgatgaatgtttgctgaagtatgaaagcaacaatcgttctgactgtatctatttgtctcagtttgtgaagtatgactgcagaccaaatgcgacaaagatgatgaatcacacttctaagtttaagcgaaacaaaacaaacaaacaaagtaaaaaggCAAATGGAAATAAAATAagcacttgaacacgagatttttgaattggttcggcaagaaactcaagtgcctacgtccaatctactttttattactttcctttagtgatctactccgaaaactaaaagacccttgtaataaaagacgccaacctactccggttgcaaagctagtacaagaactactccgttctatgacaagctaactcgcaatctactccgattgccaagagttaaaggactactccgtcctagaactcaacaactcacaacctactccggttgtcaagagttaaagactactccgtcctaaactctactaacacatttaaaatgtaaaggatcaagtttccactaacacattcttagcaaagaatagaggtggacaacttttacaagatcaacacttttaagcaagagagtttagtatgaaaaagcaacagtggccacgactgtagaaactgaaagacacttgaagacttttaaaaggaTTTTGCAAAAGACACGATTTTAAGCTTTTGAAAATACTTtgcaaaacatgaaagaattaaATCAGAAAAGTCTTGAGGATTTAATGAAGAGGGactcggtatttatagaggagatgagtgaaggggttgctagggttttgaagggtcaaagacctcacatgtgaaggacaATAGCAAC from Silene latifolia isolate original U9 population chromosome 10, ASM4854445v1, whole genome shotgun sequence encodes:
- the LOC141608615 gene encoding uncharacterized protein LOC141608615, producing MRKPELSGRMNKWSVHLSGYDLQFEPRTAIKSQALADFVSDFCPTTRGEAEEGMLTMMGSQDGEVWTLYIDGASNARGAGVGLVLRSPKGDMIVQAIRCEFKATNNEAEYEALILGMQMASGLKVRNLRVYSDSLLVVNHVNNEYVARDSKMIAYLKIATEQKSKFRTFKITQVPRDQNVEADALATLGATFQPDVVVKHTNYSRVDPSHPERARLGFHSKGCTHAARTGNHNAGFPSGTAGCRLEDSIPKLAKGWDTP